GCGACCGTCGTCGAGGAGGTCGAGGATGAGGAGGTGATCGACCGTCAGGTCGGCCCGATCACGGTCACGGGCGACGGTCCGCTGGTGGTGCGGGAGAAGACGCACCCGGCCGCGCCGATGACGCTCGACCAGGCGCTCTACGAGATGGAGCTGGTCGGCCATGACTTCTACCTGTTCGTCGACAAGGAGAGCGAGCGGCCGGCGGTGGTCTATCGCCGGCGGGGCTACGACTACGGGGTCATCTCCCTCGACGTCGGGGGCAGCGACAGCTGAACCGTGGTCCACACCGGCAAGCTCTCGGGAGGTCGTGTCATGATGCCGCCGTGGCGAACGGGACTTCGCCGGCAACCGCAGCACCGGGGCAGCCCGTGAGCGAGCCGGTACGTGTGGTGGTGGTCGACGACCAGGAGCTGTTCCGGCGTGGGCTGACCATGCTCCTGGGCATCGAGGACGGCATCGAGGTCGTCGGCGAGGCGAGCAACGGCGCCGACGGCGTCGCGGTCGTGGTCAGCAGCGTGCCCGACGTGGTGCTGTTGGACGTCCGGATGCCGAAGCAGTCCGGGATCGAGGCCTGCGTCGCCATCAAGGAAGCGGTCCCGATGACGAAGATCATCATGCTGACCATGTCCGACGACGAGACCGACCTCTACGAGGCGGTCAAGAGCGGCGCCTCGGGCTACCTCCTCAAGGACTCGTCCATCGAGGAGGTGGCCCAGGGCGTCCGCGTCGTCGCCGACGGCCAGTCGCTGATCAGCCCGTCGATGGCCGCCAAGCTGATCGACGAGTTCAAGACGATGTCCAAGCCCGACCGCTCGACCGGGCAGGCGCTCAAGCTCACCGAGCGGGAGCTCGAGGTCCTCCGCTTCGTCGCGCGGGGTCTCAGCAACCGCGACGTCGCCGCCCAGCTGGCCATCAGCGAGAACACCGTCAAGAACCACGTCCGCAACATCCTCGAGAAGCTCCAGCTGCACTCCCGGATGGAGGCGGTCATGTACGCCGTGCGCGCGAAGCTGGTCGAGCTGGAGTAGCTGTCGGCGCCGGTTCCTAGGGTGGTCCCGTGCCCACCACCCAGTCACTGTCGCTCCCGCAGGCCCGCCGGATCGCGCTCACGGCGCAGGGCTTCCTCGACCCCGCCCACACGGCCCCGACGCTGCGCACCTTCGATCGCACCCTGGCCCGCACCGGTGTGCTGCAGGTCGACAGCGTCAACGTGCTCCAGCGCGCCCATTTCATGCCGTTGTACTCCCGGATGGGCGCCTACGACGTCGACCTGCTCCGCCGGGCGGCGAGCGGGCGGCAGCGTCGGGTGGTGGAGTACTGGGCACACGTGCAGGCCTTCATGCCCGTCGAGCTGTGGCCCGCCATGCGGCACCGGATGGACGACTACCGCGCGCGGCGCGGCAAGTGGTTCGCCGTCGACGAGGGCGACGCGCTGGAGGGCGCGCTGCTCGCCGAGATCGCCGAGCGCGGAGCCAGCACCGCCCGTGAGCTCGATGACGGGCTGCCTCGATCGAAGGACCACTGGGGCTGGAACTGGTCGCGCACCCGGCGGATGCTCGACTACCTCTACATGACCGGCGAGCTGGCCATCGCCGAGCGCACCAGCCAGTTCGAGATCCGCTACGACCTGCCCGAGCGGGTGCTGCCGGCGGCCGTGCTCGACGTCCCGGCCCTGACGGCCGCCGAGGCCCACGTCGAGCTGGTCCGCCGGGCGGCCCGCTCCCACGGCGTCGCGTCGGCCCACTGCCTGGCCGACTACTACCGGATCCGGGTGGGGGAGGCCCGGGTCGCGATCGACGAGCTGGTCGCCGCCGGCGAGCTCGAGCCGGTCGTGGTGCAGGACTGGCAGCGCCCGGCGTACCTCCATCGCGAGGCGCGTGTCCCGCGCCGGGTCGGTGCCCGGGCCCTGCTGAGCCCCTTCGACCCGGTGGTGTGGGAGCGCGACCGGGGCGAGGCGCTGTTCGACTTCTTCTACCGGATCGAGATCTACACCCCGGCCGCGCAGCGGGTGCACGGCTACTACGTGCTCCCGTTCCTCCTGGGTGACCGGATCGTCGGGCGGGTCGACCTGAAGGCCGACCGCCCGACCGCGCGCCTGCTCGTGCAGTCGGCCTGGGCGGAGCCGCACGCGCCGGCCGAGACCGCGGCCGAGCTCGCCGCCGAGCTCGCGCGGCTCGCCGGCTGGCTCGGTCTGGCTGAGGTCGTCGTGGGCCCCCGGGGCGACCTCGCCCCCGCGCTCGCCGCCGAGGCGCGGCGCGGCGCACCACCCGAATTCGTCGTTGATCGGCCCGATGCGCGACAAATCCGGTAGGTGCGTGGTTCTCCCGGTCAGGCGTAGAGCCGCTCCAGCACGTCGGCGTACTTGGTGTGGACGACGCGCCGCTTGAGCTTGAGGGTCGGGGTCAGCTCCTCGGACTCCGCGGTCCACTCGACCGGGAGCAGCTCCCATGCCTTGACCTGCTCGGGCCGGGAGAGCCGCTCGTTGGCGGCGTCGACGGCCTGCTGGGCGACGGCGAGCATCGCGGGATGCTGCGCGAGCTCGGCGAGCGAGGTCCCGGCGGGGATGCCGAGCTGGGTGGCGACCAGCGGTGCGATCTCGGCGTCGAGGGTGAGCATCGCGACGACGTACGGGCGGCCCTCGCCGAAGACGAGGGCGTGGCCGACGATCGGGCTCTCCTTGAGGTAGT
This region of Nocardioides sp. L-11A genomic DNA includes:
- a CDS encoding crosslink repair DNA glycosylase YcaQ family protein, which translates into the protein MPTTQSLSLPQARRIALTAQGFLDPAHTAPTLRTFDRTLARTGVLQVDSVNVLQRAHFMPLYSRMGAYDVDLLRRAASGRQRRVVEYWAHVQAFMPVELWPAMRHRMDDYRARRGKWFAVDEGDALEGALLAEIAERGASTARELDDGLPRSKDHWGWNWSRTRRMLDYLYMTGELAIAERTSQFEIRYDLPERVLPAAVLDVPALTAAEAHVELVRRAARSHGVASAHCLADYYRIRVGEARVAIDELVAAGELEPVVVQDWQRPAYLHREARVPRRVGARALLSPFDPVVWERDRGEALFDFFYRIEIYTPAAQRVHGYYVLPFLLGDRIVGRVDLKADRPTARLLVQSAWAEPHAPAETAAELAAELARLAGWLGLAEVVVGPRGDLAPALAAEARRGAPPEFVVDRPDARQIR
- a CDS encoding response regulator transcription factor — translated: MSEPVRVVVVDDQELFRRGLTMLLGIEDGIEVVGEASNGADGVAVVVSSVPDVVLLDVRMPKQSGIEACVAIKEAVPMTKIIMLTMSDDETDLYEAVKSGASGYLLKDSSIEEVAQGVRVVADGQSLISPSMAAKLIDEFKTMSKPDRSTGQALKLTERELEVLRFVARGLSNRDVAAQLAISENTVKNHVRNILEKLQLHSRMEAVMYAVRAKLVELE